From Triticum urartu cultivar G1812 chromosome 2, Tu2.1, whole genome shotgun sequence, a single genomic window includes:
- the LOC125541412 gene encoding aspartic proteinase nepenthesin-1-like: MASLAVLLLILSAARASNAAAVRVGLTRVHSNPDVSATEFVRGALRRDMHRHARFARELASSGGRTVAAPTRKDLPNGGEYIMTLSIGTPPLSYPAIADTGSDLIWTQCAPCGSQCFKQAGQLYNPSSSTTFGVLPCDSSVSMCAALAGPSPPPGCSCMYNQTYGTGWTAGIQSVETFTFGSTPADQTRVPGIAFGCSNASSDDWNGSAGLVGLGRGSMSLVSQLGAGMFSYCLTPFQDANSTSTLLLGPSAALNATGVRTTPFVASPSKAPMSTYYYLNLTGISIGTTALAIHPNAFALRADGTGGLIIDSGTTITSLVDAAYQQVRAAIESLVTLPVADGSDSTGLDLCFALTSETSTPPTMPSMTLHFDGADMVLPVDNYMILGSGVWCLAMRNQTVGAMSTLGNYQQQNVHLLYDIHKETLSFAPAKCSTL; this comes from the coding sequence ATGGCGTCGCTCGCTGTGCTCCTCCTGATCCTTTCTGCAGCTCGGGCCTCCAATGCCGCCGCCGTCCGCGTCGGGCTGACGCGCGTCCACTCCAACCCCGATGTCTCCGCCACCGAGTTCGTGCGTGGCGCCCTGCGCCGGGACATGCATCGGCACGCCCGGTTCGCCCGGGAGCTCGCGTCGTCGGGCGGCCGCACCGTCGCCGCGCCAACCCGGAAGGACCTGCCGAACGGCGGGGAGTACATCATGACGCTGTCCATCGGCACGCCGCCGCTGTCCTACCCTGCCATCGCCGACACGGGCAGCGACCTCATCTGGACGCAGTGCGCGCCCTGCGGCAGCCAGTGCTTCAAGCAGGCCGGGCAGCTGTACAACCCGTCGAGCTCCACCACGTTCGGCGTGCTCCCCTGCGACAGCTCGGTGAGCATGTGCGCCGCGCTGGCCGGGCCGAGCCCGCCGCCTGGCTGCTCCTGCATGTACAACCAGACGTACGGCACGGGGTGGACGGCGGGCATCCAGAGCGTGGAGACGTTCACGTTCGGTTCGACGCCCGCGGACCAGACCCGCGTCCCCGGCATCGCCTTCGGCTGCAGCAACGCCAGCAGCGACGACTGGAACGGCTCAGCCGGCCTCGTCGGGCTGGGCAGGGGAAGCATGTCGCTCGTCTCGCAGCTCGGCGCCGGCATGTTCTCCTACTGCCTCACGCCATTCCAGGACGCCAACAGCACCAGCACGCTCCTCCTCGGGCCGTCGGCGGCGCTCAACGCCACCGGGGTCCGTACGACGCCGTTTGTGGCCAGCCCATCGAAGGCGCCCATGAGCACGTACTACTACCTGAACCTGACGGGCATATCGATCGGCACGACGGCGCTGGCCATCCATCCCAACGCGTTCGCCCTGCGGGCCGACGGCACCGGCGGGCTCATCATCGACTCCGGCACGACGATCACGTCGCTTGTCGACGCGGCATACCAGCAGGTCCGCGCCGCGATTGAGTCCCTAGTGACGCTGCCGGTGGCCGACGGGTCGGACTCCACGGGGCTGGACCTGTGCTTCGCGCTGACGTCCGAGACGTCGACGCCGCCGACCATGCCGAGCATGACGTTGCACTTCGACGGCGCGGACATGGTGCTGCCGGTGGACAACTACATGATCTTGGGGTCCGGGGTGTGGTGCCTGGCAATGCGGAACCAGACCGTTGGCGCGATGAGCACGCTCGGCAACTACCAGCAGCAGAACGTTCACCTACTCTACGACATCCACAAGGAGACGCTGTCGTTCGCTCCCGCCAAATGCAGCACGCTCTGA